In Sulfitobacter sp. OXR-159, one DNA window encodes the following:
- a CDS encoding aldehyde dehydrogenase family protein — MITADKHYIDGAWVAGQGGKPFPIMNPATEAQIGTVTLGSAADVDLAVAAAKRAFASFSLSSKAERLGYLRALQKALEARTYDMGRAISQEMGAPITLARNAQAGCGPRHAAAYIAALEAHEEEYTLPNGDIIRKEPIGVCGLITPWNWPINQIAQKVMPALAVGATCVLKPSEHTPLSAAIFAECVHEAGYPAGVFNLVFGDGADVGSAMSRHPDVAMMSFTGSTRAGAMVSRDSSDSVKRVALELGGKSANLIFADADLDTVVPASVTRCFLNTGQGCNAPTRMLVERACYDKVVDLARQTAEAQVVDDPAKEGSHIGPLFDEMQFNRVQTMIQLGIDEGARLLAGGLGRPEGLAKGWFAKPTIFADVNNDMRIAREEIFGPVLSIIPFDTEEDAIRIANDSDYGLAAYVQTGSAARAQRVANQLRAGVVAINGQGAAYGSPFGGFKHSGNGREGGAFGLEEYLEVKVMPSIDAMAEAGRFTLA; from the coding sequence ATGATCACAGCCGACAAACATTACATCGACGGCGCATGGGTCGCAGGGCAGGGCGGCAAGCCCTTCCCAATCATGAACCCCGCGACGGAGGCGCAGATCGGCACCGTCACTCTGGGCAGTGCCGCAGATGTTGACCTTGCCGTCGCCGCCGCCAAACGCGCCTTTGCCAGCTTTTCGCTGAGCTCCAAGGCCGAACGTCTGGGATATCTGCGCGCGCTGCAAAAAGCGCTGGAGGCCCGCACATACGACATGGGCCGGGCGATCAGTCAGGAGATGGGCGCACCCATCACACTGGCGCGCAACGCACAGGCCGGATGTGGACCGCGTCACGCCGCCGCCTATATCGCAGCGCTTGAGGCGCATGAGGAAGAATACACGCTGCCAAATGGCGATATCATCCGCAAAGAACCGATCGGTGTCTGCGGTCTGATTACGCCATGGAACTGGCCGATCAACCAGATCGCACAAAAGGTCATGCCCGCGCTTGCCGTCGGGGCGACCTGCGTACTCAAACCGTCCGAACATACGCCGCTGTCGGCCGCAATCTTTGCCGAATGTGTGCATGAAGCGGGCTATCCTGCCGGGGTGTTCAACCTCGTTTTCGGGGACGGCGCCGATGTGGGCAGCGCGATGTCGCGCCACCCGGATGTGGCGATGATGTCATTTACCGGCTCGACCCGCGCCGGAGCCATGGTCTCGCGCGACAGTTCCGACAGCGTGAAACGCGTGGCACTGGAATTGGGGGGCAAATCCGCCAATCTGATCTTTGCCGATGCCGATTTGGACACGGTTGTTCCGGCGTCGGTCACGCGCTGCTTTCTCAACACAGGTCAGGGCTGCAACGCACCCACACGCATGTTGGTGGAACGCGCCTGCTATGACAAAGTTGTTGATCTGGCGCGCCAGACCGCCGAGGCGCAGGTGGTCGATGACCCGGCCAAGGAAGGCAGCCATATCGGCCCGCTTTTTGATGAGATGCAGTTCAATCGGGTGCAGACGATGATTCAGCTGGGCATCGACGAGGGCGCTCGGCTTTTGGCGGGCGGACTGGGGCGGCCAGAAGGGTTGGCCAAAGGCTGGTTCGCCAAGCCGACTATCTTTGCCGATGTGAACAACGACATGCGCATCGCCCGCGAGGAAATCTTTGGCCCCGTGCTTTCGATCATCCCCTTCGACACCGAAGAAGACGCCATCCGCATCGCCAATGACAGCGACTACGGCCTTGCAGCCTATGTCCAAACCGGCAGCGCCGCACGGGCGCAGCGCGTGGCCAACCAGTTGCGCGCGGGGGTCGTGGCGATCAACGGACAGGGCGCGGCCTATGGCTCGCCTTTCGGGGGCTTCAAACATTCCGGCAACGGGCGCGAAGGCGGGGCCTTTGGGCTCGAGGAATATCTGGAAGTCAAAGTGATGCCTTCGATCGATGCGATGGCCGAAGCAGGCCGTTTCACGCTGGCCTAA
- a CDS encoding acyl-CoA dehydrogenase family protein, translated as MDFDHSPKVKDLCDRLNAFMEEHIYPNQELHNQQLQEMGHGIEHWENWGGVPIIEELKPKAREAGLWNLFLPESRRGGGLTNLEYAPLCEIMGRAPWSAEVFNCSAPDTGNMETLERFGTEAQKKEWMEPLLAGEIRSCFSMTEPDVASSDARNISLTITRDGDEYVINGRKWWTSGSGDSRCKLFIVMGKTDPEAEPYRQQSMILVPRDTPGLTIKRMIPVFGFSDAPHGHGEIIYDNVRVPAENILLGEGRGFEIAQGRLGPGRIHHCMRMIGQAEVALEKMCKRALERRPFGKLLSDQGVTRERIAESRIMIDQARLLTLKAADRMDKVGNKEARKDIGMIKVVAPRMAAQVIDWAIQVHGAAGISSDFGLSYAYARARAIRLADGPDEVHQNQIARLELKPYTNERV; from the coding sequence ATGGATTTCGATCACAGCCCCAAGGTGAAAGACCTCTGCGACAGGCTCAACGCCTTCATGGAAGAGCACATCTACCCCAATCAGGAGCTTCACAATCAGCAGCTCCAAGAAATGGGCCACGGCATCGAGCACTGGGAAAACTGGGGCGGCGTACCGATCATCGAAGAGCTCAAACCCAAGGCCCGCGAGGCCGGGTTGTGGAACCTCTTTCTGCCCGAGAGCCGACGGGGTGGCGGACTGACCAACCTCGAATATGCACCGCTTTGCGAGATCATGGGGCGCGCACCTTGGTCGGCGGAAGTGTTCAACTGTTCCGCACCCGATACCGGGAATATGGAAACGCTGGAACGTTTTGGCACCGAGGCGCAGAAGAAAGAGTGGATGGAGCCGCTTTTGGCGGGCGAAATCCGCTCCTGCTTTTCCATGACAGAACCCGATGTCGCGTCCTCGGATGCGCGTAACATCAGCCTGACCATCACCCGCGATGGCGATGAATACGTCATCAACGGGCGCAAATGGTGGACCTCAGGTTCGGGCGACTCGCGCTGCAAACTGTTCATCGTGATGGGTAAAACTGACCCAGAGGCCGAACCTTATCGCCAACAGAGCATGATCCTCGTGCCGCGTGACACACCGGGCCTGACGATCAAGCGGATGATCCCAGTCTTTGGCTTTTCTGACGCGCCGCATGGGCATGGTGAGATCATTTACGACAATGTTCGCGTGCCTGCGGAAAACATCCTGCTGGGCGAAGGGCGCGGCTTTGAGATCGCTCAAGGGCGGCTTGGACCCGGACGCATCCATCACTGCATGCGCATGATCGGGCAGGCCGAAGTGGCCCTTGAGAAGATGTGCAAACGTGCGCTTGAGCGGCGGCCCTTCGGCAAGCTTTTGTCGGATCAAGGCGTCACGCGCGAGCGGATCGCGGAATCCCGCATTATGATCGATCAGGCGCGTTTGCTGACGCTCAAGGCCGCGGACCGGATGGACAAGGTCGGTAACAAAGAGGCCCGCAAGGACATCGGTATGATCAAAGTGGTCGCCCCGCGCATGGCCGCACAGGTCATCGACTGGGCCATCCAAGTCCACGGTGCCGCCGGTATCTCCAGCGATTTTGGTCTCTCCTACGCCTATGCACGGGCCCGCGCGATCCGCTTGGCGGACGGGCCGGATGAGGTTCACCAGAACCAGATCGCCCGGTTGGAACTGAAGCCTTACACCAATGAAAGGGTTTGA
- a CDS encoding SDR family NAD(P)-dependent oxidoreductase, translated as MTQPTGDNPMKNPFSLEGKVAIVTGGSKGIGLSIAHHLAAMGAKVAIASRKIEACEAAAQEIRDAGGEAMAVACNISRRDECEALVAKTHEAWGRLDIFVANAAVNPVYGPLADLTDEAFNKVMTSNVHSAIWFANAAMPHMAEAGGGAFIIVSSIGGLRGSATLGAYGISKTADVGVTRSLAVEWGPKNITVNCIMPGLIKTDFARALWENDSLRDDRIARTPVRRLGAPEDIGGVATFLAGPSARFITGEVIVVDGGTTIVGP; from the coding sequence ATGACCCAACCGACTGGAGACAACCCTATGAAGAACCCATTCTCGCTTGAAGGCAAAGTCGCCATCGTGACCGGCGGCAGCAAAGGGATTGGCCTGTCCATCGCGCACCACCTCGCTGCGATGGGCGCCAAAGTCGCCATCGCCAGCCGCAAGATCGAGGCCTGCGAAGCCGCGGCACAGGAAATCCGCGATGCCGGGGGCGAGGCCATGGCCGTGGCCTGCAACATCTCGCGGCGCGACGAATGTGAAGCCTTGGTGGCCAAGACCCATGAAGCTTGGGGCCGTCTGGACATTTTCGTCGCCAACGCGGCGGTCAACCCGGTCTACGGACCGCTCGCCGATCTGACCGACGAGGCGTTCAACAAAGTAATGACCTCCAACGTCCACAGTGCGATCTGGTTCGCCAACGCCGCCATGCCGCATATGGCCGAAGCGGGTGGCGGGGCGTTCATCATCGTTTCCTCCATCGGCGGTCTGCGTGGCTCGGCCACCCTGGGGGCATACGGCATTTCGAAAACAGCGGATGTCGGTGTCACGCGATCCCTCGCGGTGGAGTGGGGGCCGAAGAATATCACCGTCAACTGCATCATGCCGGGGCTCATCAAGACCGATTTCGCCCGCGCCCTTTGGGAGAACGACAGCCTGCGCGACGACCGTATTGCGCGGACCCCGGTCCGGCGGCTTGGCGCTCCTGAAGACATTGGCGGGGTGGCGACTTTCTTGGCCGGACCATCGGCCCGCTTCATCACCGGCGAGGTCATCGTCGTGGACGGGGGGACAACCATCGTCGGGCCATAA
- a CDS encoding carboxymuconolactone decarboxylase family protein — translation MDEKLFELGLQQRKKVVGAEYVEKNLAAADDFSLPFQEAMTAWCWGFGWGDDTIDLKTRSMLNLVMLAALGKMHEWEIHCNGAINNGVTKEEIRSILHIIGIYCGVPQSLECFRHARKVLEERGLLEGAAK, via the coding sequence ATGGACGAGAAACTTTTCGAACTGGGCCTTCAGCAACGCAAGAAGGTCGTCGGCGCAGAGTATGTCGAGAAGAACCTCGCGGCAGCCGATGACTTTTCGCTGCCGTTTCAGGAAGCGATGACCGCCTGGTGCTGGGGCTTTGGTTGGGGGGACGACACGATCGACCTCAAAACCCGCTCGATGCTCAACCTCGTCATGCTGGCGGCCTTGGGCAAGATGCATGAATGGGAGATCCATTGTAACGGCGCGATCAACAACGGCGTCACCAAAGAAGAGATCCGTTCGATCCTCCACATCATCGGCATCTACTGCGGCGTGCCCCAGTCGCTGGAATGCTTCCGCCATGCCCGCAAGGTACTGGAAGAACGCGGTCTTTTGGAAGGTGCAGCCAAGTGA
- a CDS encoding CaiB/BaiF CoA transferase family protein: MSFERPYEGLKVVDLSQGLAGPYCGMLMAQQGADVIKIEPQGGDWARLIGGVFGDHTAYSIVANTGKRALAMNLKSEPSGEIVDKLIAQADVFIEGYRPGVAERLGYGYERLRALNPGLIYVSVSGFGQCGPMRDRPAMDPMLQAFSGFVAENTGTDGTPHHTPVSYFDMSTGLYAQQALAAALYARRDGAEGRKIEVSLLEAAASIQAVRLLSGYRTGPRRASTAPSGTFQTSDGHIQINIVRDREFKVFCDLLKLDDLWANEKYHTIAGRLEDIDFLYDYVRRFTASWKTAELSDLLSKAGLQNEVVQTYRELVHHPQAEAVGVFSWLQQAGANDPWPVPNIPGLPAFVPGDERAQSPTVGQHTRQILTELGYGNDQIDTLYADGVVA, translated from the coding sequence ATGAGCTTTGAACGACCATATGAAGGGCTGAAGGTCGTTGACCTCTCCCAAGGACTGGCAGGGCCCTATTGCGGCATGCTGATGGCCCAGCAGGGTGCCGACGTGATCAAGATCGAACCGCAGGGGGGCGATTGGGCCCGCCTGATCGGGGGCGTTTTTGGCGATCACACGGCCTATTCCATCGTTGCCAACACCGGCAAGCGGGCCCTGGCGATGAACCTCAAGAGCGAACCCAGCGGTGAGATCGTCGACAAGCTAATTGCGCAGGCGGATGTCTTTATCGAGGGCTACCGTCCGGGCGTTGCCGAACGGCTGGGCTATGGCTATGAACGGCTGCGCGCGCTCAATCCGGGGCTGATCTACGTCTCCGTTTCCGGCTTTGGCCAATGTGGCCCCATGCGCGACCGCCCCGCGATGGACCCGATGTTGCAGGCGTTCAGCGGTTTTGTTGCTGAAAACACGGGCACCGACGGCACGCCTCACCACACACCAGTCAGCTATTTCGACATGTCCACCGGGCTTTATGCGCAACAGGCACTGGCGGCGGCACTTTATGCTCGACGCGATGGGGCAGAGGGCCGCAAGATCGAAGTGAGCCTGCTCGAAGCGGCCGCCAGCATTCAGGCCGTGCGTCTGCTGAGCGGCTATCGCACCGGGCCGCGCCGCGCCTCCACCGCGCCGTCGGGCACCTTTCAGACCAGCGACGGGCATATCCAGATCAACATCGTGCGCGATCGCGAGTTCAAGGTGTTCTGCGACCTGCTGAAGCTCGACGATCTTTGGGCCAACGAGAAGTATCACACCATTGCCGGACGCTTGGAGGATATCGACTTCCTCTACGACTACGTGCGCCGCTTCACCGCCAGTTGGAAAACGGCGGAACTGTCGGACCTGCTGAGCAAGGCAGGATTGCAAAACGAGGTCGTGCAGACCTACCGCGAGCTTGTCCATCATCCACAGGCCGAAGCTGTAGGCGTCTTTTCATGGCTGCAGCAGGCCGGTGCCAACGATCCATGGCCGGTGCCGAATATCCCCGGCCTGCCGGCCTTCGTTCCGGGCGATGAACGCGCCCAATCCCCCACAGTCGGCCAGCACACGCGCCAGATCCTTACGGAGCTGGGCTACGGCAACGACCAGATTGACACCCTCTACGCCGATGGCGTGGTCGCCTGA
- a CDS encoding NAD(P)-dependent oxidoreductase, with translation MSAPKTIGFIGLGQMGEPMCAFICKGDTPVLCYDRVPDRTPEGGTATNGLAEVVAGADTVFLSLPDGKIVNAVVDDIAALPNVAGKVIIDMSTIGPAAAKQAAATIEGAGMTYVDAPVSGGRQGALKAAITIIWSGPKTEMERHQAILDLFSKNTFHVGETPGQGQAVKLLNNFLSATAMAASSEAVLFGLAHGVEMKTILDVVKVSTGNNTAIEDKFPNRVLPGTYDAGFFAELLNKDVRLYNEFVKEAGTSNLMGERVAEVWNLVEDSLPPQSDFTRVFEVLEKRNRS, from the coding sequence ATGAGCGCTCCTAAAACCATCGGTTTCATCGGGTTGGGCCAAATGGGCGAACCCATGTGCGCCTTCATCTGCAAGGGCGACACCCCCGTATTGTGCTATGACCGGGTGCCGGACCGCACCCCCGAGGGCGGTACCGCCACAAACGGCCTTGCCGAAGTGGTTGCGGGTGCCGACACGGTCTTCCTGTCATTGCCCGACGGCAAGATCGTGAACGCTGTCGTCGACGATATCGCTGCCCTGCCGAATGTCGCGGGCAAGGTCATCATCGACATGTCCACCATCGGCCCCGCCGCCGCAAAACAGGCCGCCGCCACCATCGAAGGCGCGGGCATGACTTATGTCGATGCGCCGGTCAGCGGCGGGCGGCAAGGCGCGCTCAAGGCTGCGATCACCATCATCTGGTCCGGTCCTAAGACCGAAATGGAGCGGCATCAGGCGATCCTCGATCTATTCAGCAAGAATACGTTCCATGTCGGTGAAACGCCCGGACAGGGGCAGGCGGTGAAGCTTTTGAACAACTTCCTGTCGGCCACGGCCATGGCGGCCTCCTCCGAGGCGGTGTTGTTTGGCTTGGCGCATGGGGTCGAGATGAAAACCATCCTCGACGTGGTGAAGGTCTCGACCGGTAACAATACGGCCATTGAGGACAAGTTCCCCAATCGCGTCCTGCCCGGCACCTATGACGCAGGCTTCTTTGCGGAACTGCTGAACAAGGATGTGCGCCTCTACAACGAGTTTGTGAAAGAGGCGGGCACCTCCAACCTGATGGGCGAACGCGTGGCCGAGGTCTGGAACCTTGTCGAAGACAGCCTGCCGCCGCAATCGGACTTCACCCGCGTGTTTGAGGTTTTGGAAAAGAGGAACCGGTCATGA
- a CDS encoding acetyl-CoA C-acyltransferase translates to MLDAYIYDGLRSPFGRHGGALAAIRPDDLMAQVITALMSRSTLQADMVEDVALGNVCQSGEDSRNLARFSALLAGLPDTVGAQTVNRLCGSSLSAALDVARAVTVGEGDLFVAGGVESMTRAPFVMAKSATAWSRQGEIHDATAGKPFPNPRFQAAFGSDSMPQTADNLAADYGLTRAACDAFAASSQRRFETARKGGFFDGEVIPIEISGRKGAVTTVAEDEHPRPDTTVEKMASLRPLDPAGVVTAANASGINDGAAALLIGRNGLGPVPRGRILAGAVSGVAPRVMGIGPALAIPKALSRAGLSLEQMDVIEINEAFASQVLACCKALDLSPDDSRLNPNGGAIAVGHPLGASGARLMLTGLRQLEASGGRYGCLSMCIGFGQGIAVIIERLK, encoded by the coding sequence ATGCTGGACGCCTATATCTACGACGGACTCCGCAGCCCCTTCGGACGGCACGGCGGGGCGCTTGCGGCGATCAGGCCAGATGACCTGATGGCGCAGGTCATCACGGCACTGATGTCGCGCAGCACCCTACAGGCCGACATGGTCGAGGATGTGGCGCTGGGCAACGTCTGCCAGTCCGGCGAAGACAGCCGCAACCTTGCGCGTTTTTCAGCCCTGCTCGCCGGTCTGCCGGACACGGTCGGCGCGCAGACGGTCAATCGGCTCTGTGGATCGAGCCTGTCTGCCGCGCTGGATGTGGCGCGGGCGGTGACCGTAGGCGAGGGCGATCTGTTTGTCGCAGGCGGTGTGGAAAGCATGACCCGCGCGCCCTTTGTCATGGCAAAATCTGCAACCGCGTGGTCGCGTCAGGGCGAGATCCACGACGCGACTGCGGGCAAACCCTTTCCCAACCCACGCTTCCAAGCGGCCTTTGGCAGCGACAGCATGCCGCAAACGGCCGATAACCTCGCCGCCGATTACGGGCTGACCCGCGCAGCCTGCGACGCTTTTGCCGCCAGCAGCCAGCGGCGTTTTGAAACCGCTCGCAAAGGTGGGTTCTTCGACGGCGAGGTAATCCCGATTGAGATTTCAGGCCGCAAAGGCGCCGTCACCACGGTGGCCGAGGACGAACATCCGCGCCCAGACACCACAGTTGAAAAAATGGCCAGCCTGCGCCCGCTGGACCCCGCAGGCGTTGTGACCGCCGCCAATGCCTCGGGCATCAATGATGGCGCTGCGGCCCTGCTGATTGGCCGAAACGGACTTGGCCCCGTGCCACGCGGGCGCATCCTCGCCGGGGCCGTATCGGGCGTGGCTCCCCGGGTGATGGGCATCGGCCCCGCGCTGGCCATTCCAAAGGCGCTGAGCCGAGCGGGGCTATCCCTCGAGCAAATGGATGTGATCGAGATCAACGAGGCTTTCGCGTCGCAGGTGCTCGCCTGCTGCAAGGCGCTCGACCTCTCGCCAGACGACAGCCGGCTCAATCCAAACGGCGGCGCCATTGCCGTGGGCCATCCGCTCGGCGCCTCGGGCGCGCGTCTCATGCTCACCGGGCTTCGGCAGCTTGAGGCCAGCGGTGGGCGCTATGGCTGTCTGTCGATGTGCATCGGCTTTGGTCAGGGCATCGCCGTGATCATCGAACGATTGAAATGA